The following coding sequences are from one Bufo bufo chromosome 2, aBufBuf1.1, whole genome shotgun sequence window:
- the LOC120990653 gene encoding gastrula zinc finger protein XlCGF26.1-like, translating to MLRPNYKVEHEDLPITDLSHNPPNHEEPSVNQSQIVTRSAGQKGLQRGKEFTKRSSHRTTHRRIHRVEKQYSCSECEKYFTDKSSLVKHERHHTGEKPYPCSVCGKWFTEESTLVRHKKIHTGDKLYSCSECEKCFKNLSKLLRHERIHTGEKPYPCSECGKCFIDKSRLVQHKRIHTGEKPYSCSECGKRFKQRSQLVFHEKRHIGEKPYSCSECGKCFLQKSHLIRHERIHTGEKPYSCSECGKCYNDKSHLVLHQRLHTREKLYSCSECGKCFAQKSELAIHKRCHTGEKPYSCSECGKSFTNKSSLVVHERIHTGEKPHSCLECEKCFADKSSLVKHERTHTGEKPFLCLECGKCFKQKSELVSHERIHTGEKLYSCSECGKCFRQKSNLVTHKRIHTGEKPYSCSECGKCFGYKSCLVKHERIHTGEKPYSCSECEKCFKQKSELFSHEIYHTGEKPYSCSECGKCFGYKSCLVKHERIHTGERPYACLECGKCFKQKSELFSHEIYHTGEKPYSCSECGKCFAQRSNLVTHERIHTGEKPYSCSECGKCFADKSGFAKHKKSHTGEKQF from the coding sequence ATGCTAAGACCAAATTATAAAGTAGAACATGAAGATCTTCCTATTACAGATCTATCACATAATCCCCCTAATCATGAGGAACCTTCTGTTaaccaatcacagattgttaccaGAAGTGCAGGTCAGAAAGGGCTCCAGCGTGGTAAAGAGTTTACAAAGAGATCAAGTCACAGAACTACACACAGAAGAATTCACAGAGTGGAAAAgcaatattcatgttcagaatgtgagaaatattTTACggataaatcaagtcttgttaaacatgagagacatcacacaggagagaaaccatatccaTGTTCAGTGTGTGGGAAATGGTTTACAGAAGAATCAACTCTTGTTAGACataagaaaattcacacaggagataaactgtattcatgttcagaatgtgagaaatgttttaaaaatttatcaaaacttcttagacatgagagaattcacacaggagagaaaccatatccatgttcagaatgtgggaaatgttttatagatAAATCACGTCTTGTTCAACATAAGAGAATTCATACTggagaaaagccatattcatgttcagaatgtgggaaacgttttAAACAAAGATCACAACTTGTTTTCCATGAAAAACGTCAtataggagagaagccatattcttgttcagaatgtgggaaatgttttctaCAGAAATCGCATCTTATtcgacatgagagaattcacacaggagaaaagccatattcatgttcagaatgtgggaaatgttataacgataaatcacatcttgttttaCATCAGAGGCTTCACACAAGAGAAAaactgtattcatgttcagaatgtgggaaatgttttgcacaaaAATCAGAACTTGCTATCCATAaaagatgtcacacaggagagaagccatattcatgctcagaatgtgggaaaagctttacaaataaatcaagtcttgttgtacatgagagaattcacacaggagagaaaccacattcatgtttagaatgtgagaaatgttttgcagataaatcaagtcttgttaaacatgagagaactcacacaggagagaagccattcttatgtttagaatgtgggaaatgttttaaacaaAAATCAGAACTTGTTTCCCATGAGaggattcacacaggggagaagttatattcatgttcagaatgtgggaaatgttttagacagaaatcaaatcttgttacacataagagaattcacacaggggagaaaccatattcatgttcagaatgtgggaaatgctttggcTATAAATCATGTCTTGTCAAACATGAGCGGatacacacaggagagaagccgtattcatgttcagaatgtgagaaatgttttaaacAGAAATCAGAACTTTTTTCCCATGAGatttatcacacaggagagaagccatattcatgttcagaatgtgggaaatgctttggcTATAAATCATGTCTTGtcaaacatgagagaattcacacaggagagaggccaTATGCAtgcttagaatgtgggaaatgttttaaacagAAATCAGAACTTTTTTCCCATGAGatttatcacacaggagagaagccatattcatgttcagaatgtgggaaatgttttgcacaaagatcaaatctagttacacatgagagaattcacacaggagagaagccctattcatgttcagaatgtgggaaatgttttgcagatAAATCAGGTTTTGCTAAACATAagaaaagtcacacaggagagaagcagtTTTGA